The nucleotide sequence GCGAAAGTGACAAATATTTTCCAGGCATCTTTGATGTTCTTCGATAGATTTACCCGTGATATGAATATTATAAAGAATCATAATCATTATCCGCGGGTAAGTACAGGTTATTATTATGATCCACCTGATAACTACACTTTAAACAGAAAAAATATCAAATATTTGCCACCAGAATTTATAGTTGATGATGAATGAGAAAATATCTTACACTTTTCTTTCTGATCCATTCAGTAACTTTTGCACAATCTTCTTCTTTCGATTTTTATTCACATGAAAATATAAAAAAATTCGCTGATCATCTTTTTTGCGAAGGTGATTATCTTCGCGCTATAGAGCAATACGCACAAATTGATAATCAGTTAGTTAATGATACCATCCATTTTAAGATTATGATTGGATATTCTGAATTAAGTCTTTATCAGAATTCAAACGACTATTTGAAAACACTTTCAGCCGGCTCAAAACTCTTTCCTGATGCGTATTTATTATCTTTAAAAAATAAAATGCTGATTGAAACAAAACCACTTTCTGTCTCCGATAGTTTATTATTTGAAAATCAGTATGTATCAAGAATAAATAAGCTAAATAGCGTTTCGATGTTATATGCTGACTCAATTATGATATTAAAAGAAGATTTAATCAGACCTTTCAGCGAAGAAGAGAAAAGAATCGTTTCGTTGTATTATGATTTAAAAACAAATCCACCATATAAAAGTGCTGAACTTTCAGGAATTATGTCTGCAATTATTCCGGGCAGCGGAAAGATGTATGTTGGTGAATGGAGTGATGGAATTGCAGCTTTTCTGGTAACTGGTCTTTTCGCATTTCTTGCGTATGATAATTTTCGGGCTGATCACACAACACGTGCCTGGATATTTACTGGTCTTGGAGCTTTTTTCTATGCAGGAAATGTGTATGGCTCAATTGCATCTGCGCAAATATTTAATGCACGCGTTGATTTTAAATTTAACGATGGTTTAAAATTATTTCTCGAAGAAAAAAATTATTTTGTCCCTGAATATGATTTCTGTAATTAAACAATCATTCATCGCAGCTTTTTTGTTATTATCAGCACAAAAGTTGTTTGCTCAAAATGTTTTTGAACAGCAATTCAATTTTGCAAAGAATTTATTTGATGAAGAAAAATATTTTGATGCTGTTACTGAATTTAAAAGACTTCTCTTTTTTGATTCATCAGGAGTTTATGATTATGACGCAAATTTTAAGATTGGACTTAGTTATAAAGTAGGAGCTTACTTTTCTGATGCAGTTCATTATTTCACAATTGCTGAATTACGTTCAAAAACATTCGATGAGTTATTCAAATCCCGAATTGAAATCATCAAAATAAATATATTGAGAAGAACAACCGTCAGAGCTTTTGAACTACTGGATTCATTGCAAAATGATTCAAGATTTGAAAATAAAACTGATGAAATAAATTATTGGCGTGGATGGACATTTATTTTTTCAGATGATTGGGAAAAAGCATCACAGTCTTTTTCTAAAATAAAAACTGACCATCAACTTGCAACTTTCTGTGATTCAATTGCTGAAGACTTGTATAATCCAACTCTTGCAAAAACTTTGTCAATAATCCCTGGTGCAGGACAATTTTATACTGGAGAATATCTTAACGGATTAATTTCTATTGGCTGGAATGTTCTTTGGGGCTATCTTACGATTAATGCTTTTATAGAAGACAGGATATTTGATGGATTTGCTGTCGGAACTCTTTTATGGTGGAGATTCTATTCAGGAAATATTCAGAATGCAGAAAAGTTTGCTGTTGATAAAAATCTGGAAACAACCAATACAGCTCTTAGTCATTTACAAAATAATTTTAGTGGAATAAAACCTTAAAATTTTCAGATAATACAAAATAATTAGAATTATATACTTCATTAATCGTATTTTGGCTTGTCAAGGATTGTATTTTTTATAAATTTCAGAAGAACTTTTCAGAAATTTATCCTGTTTTAAAAATAGGGTTCAAAAATAGAATTAAAATTAAAGGAGAACTGTTATGGCAATTATGATAACTGAAGAATGTATCAACTGCGGTGCTTGCGAACCTGAATGTCCGAATACTGCGATATATGAAGGTGGAGTTAATTGGGAATTATCTGGTAAATCTTATGGTGATGGTGACGCTGCTCCATCTGGTGCAAACGGATTTTATTCTGCCGAATTTTTCTACATAGTACCTGATAAATGTACAGAGTGTAAAGGATTTCATGATGAACCTCAATGTGCGGCAGTTTGTCCGGTTGATTGCTGCATTCCGGATCCAAAACATGTCGAAACAGAAGAGCAGCTTCTTGCCAGGAAAGATTATCTAGATGGATTAGGAAGGTAATAAATTTATTTACGATGAACCCCGGCATTGTCGGGGTTTTTTATTTTAAATCTTTTCTTTCTGTGAATTGAAATCATTCTTTTTTATTTTGGGGAAGAAACAATAAATCAAATTGATTAATTCTAATGAAAATCGGTAAATATAAACTCGGGATTATCAATTCAGGTTCTTTCGGGCTTGATGGCGGTGCTATGTTCGGGATTATTCCAAAACCTCTCTGGCAAAAAACAAATCCTGCCGATGATGTAAATCGTGTCAGACTTGCAACAAGAAATTTATTGCTTGAAAGTGATTCTAAAAAAATAATCATCGATACAGGAATGGGCAGCAAGTGGGATGAAAAATCAAAAAATATTTATGCTATTGATGAAATGTTATCAATGAATTCAGCACTGGAATCCAAGGGATTAAAAGCTGAAGACATTACAGATGTTTTCCTGACTCATCTTCACTTTGATCATACTGGCGGTTCAACCTTTTCTGTAAATGCTAAATTTCAGCCTGCCTTTCCAAATGCAAAATATTATGTTCAAAAGCAGAATTATGAATGGGCAATCAATCCTTCCGACAGAGATAGAGGAAGCTATATAAAAGAAAACTTTCAGCCGTTGATGGATGAAGGAGTACTCAAATTCACAAACGGTAATTCAATGTTTGATGATGAAATTGAATTCTTAGTTATAAACGGACATACATTCGGTCAGCAGATGATTAAAATCTCTGATGGAATCAACACAATATTATTTTGTTCTGATCTTATGCCGTTCATCTCACACATTTCACTTCCCTATATAATGGGATATGATCTTCAACCTCTTGTAACTCTCGAAGAAAAATTAAAGTACCTAAAACTCGCATTGGATGAAAACTGGAAATTGTTTTTCGGTCACGATCCTGATTTTGCTGTTGCAACAGTTAAAAAACTAAATGAAAGATATGCAGTTGATAAATCGTTCAGAACATTTGATGAAACTTGAAGAAGATGGTTATGTTTTTCTTTGTGTAAAAAGTGATTTACAAGAAAACATAGGTAGAAAATTTATTATCAATGATATTGAGATTGCTGTATTTAAAATAAATTCTGAAATATTCGCATTGAGTAACACTTGTCCTCATCAGCAAACTCGTTTAATTTATGACGGATTTGTAGAAGATGAATTTGTTGTCTGTCCAGCTCACGGTTGGAAATTTAATCTTCGGACCGGGAAAAAAGATTCAGGAAGCAATGGTTTGCAAGTTTATCCGGTAGAAGTTGTTGATGATAAAATTTATGTGAAGGTTTCACCAAAAGAATTGAGATGGTAATGCCCCACCTAAATCCTCCCCAAAGGGGAGGACTTTTTTAATCAAACAAATATGAAGTTATCGAATGAAATAGTGGTTGAAAAGGCGAAAGCAGTTGGTTTTGATCTGATCGGTTTTGCCAAAGCCGAAATTCTGAAAATCGAATCTCAGAATCTTCAGAAGTGGTTGGACAAAAATTATCAGGCTGGTATGAATTATATGGAAAAGAATTTTGAAAAGAGGAAAGACATAAATCAAATTCTTACAAATGCAAGATCAGTTATTTCACTTGGACTTAATTACTATACTCCGCATTCATTTTCAAATGAAATTACTAAAGGTAAAGTTTCAAGATATGCCTGGGGAAAAGATTATCATCTGATTATCTGGTCAATGCTTGATAAACTGGAAGAAGATTTAAAAAGTATTGATCCGGCGTTTGAAAGTATTTCGTATGTTGATACCGGACCAGTGATGGATAAAGCCTGGGCAGTTCGTTCTGGAATTGGCTGGCTTGGAAAACACACAAATGTAATCAATCGCGAAATCGGGAGCTGGTTTTTTATAGCTAACATAATTACCAATTATGAATTTGATTACTCCGATCAGATTCCTGATTTCTGTGGTACCTGTACTGCATGTCTTGATGCTTGTCCAACTGGTGCAATTGTTCAGGAATATGTTGTTGATGCAAATAAATGTATTTCTTATCTGACGATAGAGAATAAAGGAAAAATATCAGAAGAATTTATTGGAAAGTTTGATAACTGGCTTTTCGGTTGTGATATATGTCAGGATGTTTGTCCATGGAATCAAAAATTTTCAGTTGAAACTTTAATAAATGATTTTCAACCTCAAAACAAAGAGTTGAAATTGATCGATATTTTTGAAATGAAAGAAGAGGAGTTCAAAGAAAAATTTCGAACTTCGCCTATTAAAAGAGCAAAGCTGAATGGATTAAAACGCAATGCATCATATCTTAAAAATCGTTGAATTAATAAAGGATTTCTCGTACTAATCAACAAATTCATCTATTATACTAATAGCATGTATGCATAAATGCATGTATGTATGATCGTATTCAAAAATGCATTCATGCATGCTCTGTGAATCTTTCGTAAATTTGTAGAATCAAATCTTCAGAAATTAATTTTTAACTATAATTCATTTAAAGGAAAGAAATGTCAGATAATCATCACAAAATAATAATTATCGGATCAGGCCCTGCGGGATTTACGGCAGCGCTTTATACAGCAAGAGCAAATCTGAAACCTGTTATCTTTGAAGGAATGCAGCCCGGTGGTCAATTAACAATCACAACTGAAGTTGAAAACTATCCCGGATTCGAACACGGCATTCAGGGTCCTGCATTGATGGACATAATGAGGAAACAAGCGCAAAGATTTGGAACTGAAAGTATCTACAAAGAAATTACAGAAGTCGATTTTTCAAAGCGACCATTTGTTCTAAAATCTTATGATGATGTTTATACTGCTGATGCAGTAATAGTTGCAACCGGTGCTTCAGCAAAACTGCTCGGTTTGGAAAGTGAAAAGAAATATATGGGATATGGAGTTTCTGCTTGCGCAACTTGTGATGGATTCTTTTTTAAAAATCAGAAAGTACTTGTTGTTGGCGGCGGAGATACTGCAATGGAAGAAGCAACTTATCTTACAAACCACGCTTCAGAAGTTACAGTTGTGCATCGAAGAGAAGGTTTCAGAGCTTCAAATATTATGTTGAATCGAGCCGAGAAAAATCCGAAAATAAAATTCATGCTTAATAAAACAATTAAAGAAGTTGTTGGTGTTGAGCAGAATGGAATAAAGAGAATGACAGGAGTTGTTCTTGAAGATACACAGAATCATTCAACTGAAGAATTTAATGCTGATGGTTTATTTATCGGAATTGGTCATCAACCAAATACAGCAATATTCAAAGGTCTGCTTGATATGGATGAAGTTGGTTATCTGAAAGTTAAGCCCGGTTCAACTTACACTAACATCGAAGGAGTTTTTGCTGCCGGTGATGTGAGTGACAGTAAATATCGTCAGGCTGTAACTGCGGCTGGATCAGGTTGTATGGCTGCTATCGATGCTGAAAAGTGGCTGGAAGCACAAGAGGCCTAACCCCAAACCCCTTCCCAAAGGGAAGGGGCTTTCATTCTAACTACTAGCCTTTTTTTCTAAATCGTATGCACGTCTCAACCTGTTTCCATAGATGTTCGCAATTACAAAACCAATTCCTGTGAAAATAAATATTGAAGCAGGTGTAACTACTTCACGGGTCTCTTCCGCACCAGACATTAAACCGATTCCCAATCCTATTCCAAAGAAAATAGAGATGATGCCGATTTTCATAAGCCAGAAAGGATCTCTCTTCTGTTCAAAGAATTTTTTTATATCTTCAGAAGATAATCCTTTTTCTATCAGCATTTGTCTTTCTCTGGAACGGTAATATATAAATGTAACCCAGATCAATCCGATAATTAGAAACATTACTATCGGAATAAATACGGCAACTACTTCTTCTTGCATTTTCTTTTCCTTTCTGTTGTTTAATAGTTGAGACTTTTATTCCTGCTGTTAGGTTACACTATGTTAGCAAGATTAAAATTACTTTTAGCGTTCATTTATTGTTTTTGTTGTTTTCGCAATATATTTTTCAAAGGAAATAAACTTTGTGTAACCAATATCACCAACTCAGAGTCTAACATTTGAATGAGAAATCTTTCTGATCAGGAAATAATCGATTCGGTTAGAAAAGGCAATAGTTCTGATTATTCAATTTTAGTGAATCGATACAAGAATAAAGCATTTTCAATGTTAAAGAGAATGCTGAAGAATGATTTCGATGCCGAAGAAGTTTTACAGGATTGTTTTTTGAAAGCTTATAAGTCGTTGGTGAATTTTAAAGGTGAATCAAAATTTTCAACCTGGTTTTACAGAATTGTCTATAATTCAGCTGTAACGAAATTATCTTCTCAGAAAAGAAAAACAGAAACTGAAATGACGTCTGTAGAAGATTACATCAATCTTGAAAGTGAATATAATTCTGATGAGATCGAGAAAACAGATGTTAAGGATCTTGTTCATAGAACAATTAGTAAATTACCGGAGAGATATTCAGCGATTATAACAATGTTCTATTTAAATGAAATGACAATTGATGAGATAAGTGATGTAACGGGGATGAGCATTTCAAATGTTAAAGTTATGCTTTACAGATCAAGAAATGCATTACGGGATTTAATCTTAAAAAATAAATTAGCCGAAGAATTACAATGATTCAGATTACAGATGATATATTAAATAAATATCTTGACGGTGAGTTGAGCAGCGCAGAAGCTGATCAGGTAAAATCCATTATTCGTAATTCAGAAGAGCTGCAAAGAAAATTCAATGCACTAAAGTTAGTTCACGATAATTTATCTGCAATTACTGAAGATGAAGTTACTGCTGGCTTTACCGAAAAGTTGATGAAGCAAATAGTAAAAAGATCAACAGTTCCAAAACAGCAGAAATATTTTATTGCTTCAGTAGTAACATTTATAGTATTACTTTGCCTTATAATGTTTGGTATTTCTATCTCTGCAATGATTTCAGCAACTACGTCTGCTGCAAACGGCTCTGAATCTGTTTTTGATTCTGTATCTGGTCTAAGCGAAGGACTGGTCAGAACCATCCATAATTTATTCAGTGGAACAAGCTTGTCAATTATTGGATCGGTCTTTTCTCTGATCCTGTTGATATCTGGTTATTTCTTTTTTGAAATGCAGAAACGGACTAAAACTAATCTGGGGAATTAACTTCTTCCTGCCATTTTTCTAACTTATTTGAAAATATTTATCCATTATTAAGAATTGTTGCATTGCTTTAATGCTGTATTGTTATATCAATTAACTGTTCTCCAACAATAAAACAATTTAACAATATAGCAATTCAATTCCTTCGAGAGTATTTTTCCGAAGTCCTTTTAATTCACTTTGGAATATTCATAATAGATAATGACTAATCACCGGACAGGTTACGCTGCAATACTTGGTTTACCCAATTCAGGCAAATCTACTCTGTTAAATGTTCTGCTCGGACAAAAGCTTTCAATTATCACATCAAAACCACAAACAACAAGAAAAAGAATTCTCGGAATTTTAAGTGAAGAAGATTACCAGATAATTTTTCTTGATACTCCGGGCATTCTTTCGCCATCATATCTTCTTCAGGAAAAGATGATGGAAGATGTTAAAACTTCACTTGATGATGCAGATGTTATTTTATTAGTTATTGATGTAGCTGAAGATCCGTTAGGTGAAATTCTGCTTAATCAGGAATTTATCAGTGAATCAGTTTTGAAATCATCAAAACCTAAATTACTGGTGATAAATAAAGTTGATTTGAGCAACCAGGAAAAAGTCACTGAGCTGTTAAAGCATTTTGAAAAAAGGAAGTCATTTGAAGAAATTATTCCAATCTCAGCAGCACTCAACTTTAATATTCAAAGAGTAAAAGAAGAAATAGTTCGCTTTCTTCCCGAAGGACCGAAACTTTTTCCTGATGATCAGGTGACTGATGCTAATGAAAGATTCTTTGTCTCAGAAATTATACGAGAAAAAATTCTTGAGCATTACCGTGATGAGATTCCGTACAGCAGTGAGGTATTGATTATTGAATTTAAAGAAAGAGAAGAAGGAAAAAATTTCATCAGTGCAGAAATTGTAGTTGAACGAGATTCCCAGAAAGCTATTATTATCGGCAAAGGTGGAACCGCAATTAAAAAACTTGGACAGGCTGCAAGAGAATCAATCGAGGAGTTTTTGCAAAAAGATGTTTTTCTTGAACTGAGAGTTAAGGTCAGAAAAAAATGGCGAAGTGATGAAAATCTGCTGAAGAGTTTTGGGTATTCAATTAGGAACAAA is from Ignavibacteriota bacterium and encodes:
- the queG gene encoding tRNA epoxyqueuosine(34) reductase QueG, producing the protein MKLSNEIVVEKAKAVGFDLIGFAKAEILKIESQNLQKWLDKNYQAGMNYMEKNFEKRKDINQILTNARSVISLGLNYYTPHSFSNEITKGKVSRYAWGKDYHLIIWSMLDKLEEDLKSIDPAFESISYVDTGPVMDKAWAVRSGIGWLGKHTNVINREIGSWFFIANIITNYEFDYSDQIPDFCGTCTACLDACPTGAIVQEYVVDANKCISYLTIENKGKISEEFIGKFDNWLFGCDICQDVCPWNQKFSVETLINDFQPQNKELKLIDIFEMKEEEFKEKFRTSPIKRAKLNGLKRNASYLKNR
- a CDS encoding 4Fe-4S dicluster domain-containing protein translates to MAIMITEECINCGACEPECPNTAIYEGGVNWELSGKSYGDGDAAPSGANGFYSAEFFYIVPDKCTECKGFHDEPQCAAVCPVDCCIPDPKHVETEEQLLARKDYLDGLGR
- the era gene encoding GTPase Era produces the protein MTNHRTGYAAILGLPNSGKSTLLNVLLGQKLSIITSKPQTTRKRILGILSEEDYQIIFLDTPGILSPSYLLQEKMMEDVKTSLDDADVILLVIDVAEDPLGEILLNQEFISESVLKSSKPKLLVINKVDLSNQEKVTELLKHFEKRKSFEEIIPISAALNFNIQRVKEEIVRFLPEGPKLFPDDQVTDANERFFVSEIIREKILEHYRDEIPYSSEVLIIEFKEREEGKNFISAEIVVERDSQKAIIIGKGGTAIKKLGQAARESIEEFLQKDVFLELRVKVRKKWRSDENLLKSFGYSIRNKT
- a CDS encoding Rieske (2Fe-2S) protein; its protein translation is MKLEEDGYVFLCVKSDLQENIGRKFIINDIEIAVFKINSEIFALSNTCPHQQTRLIYDGFVEDEFVVCPAHGWKFNLRTGKKDSGSNGLQVYPVEVVDDKIYVKVSPKELRW
- a CDS encoding RNA polymerase sigma factor, which gives rise to MRNLSDQEIIDSVRKGNSSDYSILVNRYKNKAFSMLKRMLKNDFDAEEVLQDCFLKAYKSLVNFKGESKFSTWFYRIVYNSAVTKLSSQKRKTETEMTSVEDYINLESEYNSDEIEKTDVKDLVHRTISKLPERYSAIITMFYLNEMTIDEISDVTGMSISNVKVMLYRSRNALRDLILKNKLAEELQ
- a CDS encoding MBL fold metallo-hydrolase, yielding MKIGKYKLGIINSGSFGLDGGAMFGIIPKPLWQKTNPADDVNRVRLATRNLLLESDSKKIIIDTGMGSKWDEKSKNIYAIDEMLSMNSALESKGLKAEDITDVFLTHLHFDHTGGSTFSVNAKFQPAFPNAKYYVQKQNYEWAINPSDRDRGSYIKENFQPLMDEGVLKFTNGNSMFDDEIEFLVINGHTFGQQMIKISDGINTILFCSDLMPFISHISLPYIMGYDLQPLVTLEEKLKYLKLALDENWKLFFGHDPDFAVATVKKLNERYAVDKSFRTFDET
- the trxB gene encoding thioredoxin-disulfide reductase is translated as MSDNHHKIIIIGSGPAGFTAALYTARANLKPVIFEGMQPGGQLTITTEVENYPGFEHGIQGPALMDIMRKQAQRFGTESIYKEITEVDFSKRPFVLKSYDDVYTADAVIVATGASAKLLGLESEKKYMGYGVSACATCDGFFFKNQKVLVVGGGDTAMEEATYLTNHASEVTVVHRREGFRASNIMLNRAEKNPKIKFMLNKTIKEVVGVEQNGIKRMTGVVLEDTQNHSTEEFNADGLFIGIGHQPNTAIFKGLLDMDEVGYLKVKPGSTYTNIEGVFAAGDVSDSKYRQAVTAAGSGCMAAIDAEKWLEAQEA